From Miscanthus floridulus cultivar M001 chromosome 15, ASM1932011v1, whole genome shotgun sequence, the proteins below share one genomic window:
- the LOC136507474 gene encoding uncharacterized protein, with product MFENQARVDRFNTSKALFGCKLAEGAPVSPHVIKMIGYIESLQRLGFPLDDDLATDVILQSLPASFEPFILNYHMNGLKKSLTELHGMLKTVEASLRKTPGHVMTVQKGKKRKRLAKAKKPAESGTSRQASKAKEKKVGASPDDACFSLWSKGALVEELQEVLGR from the coding sequence ATGTTCGAAAACCAGGCGAGGGTCGATAGGTTTAATACCTCAAAAGCCCTATTTGGTTGCAAGCTTGCTGAAGGTGCTCCAGTCAGCCCTCATGTGATTAAGATGATTGGGTACATTGAGAGCTTGCAGAGACTAGGTTTTCCCCTCGATGACGATCTTGCGACCGATGTGATACTGCAGTCCCTGCCTGCTAGCTTTGAACCGTTCATCTTGAACTATCACATGAATGGTTTGAAGAAATCATTGACTGAGTTGCATGGGATGCTTAAGACAGTAGAGGCGAGTCTTAGGAAGACTCCTGGTCATGTGATGACAGTCCAGAAGGGTAAGAAGCGTAAGCGCCTAGCGAAGGCTAAGAAACCTGCCGAAAGTGGGACTTCCAGGCAGGCGTCCAAGGCCAAAGAAAAGAAAGTTGGTGCCTCCCCTGATGATGCTTGCTTTTCACTGTGGAGTAAAGGGGCATTGGTCGAGGAATTGCAAGAAGTACTTGGAAGATAA